One region of Planctomycetota bacterium genomic DNA includes:
- the corA gene encoding magnesium/cobalt transporter CorA, which produces MSRRKHRRRRSRPGRGSGLPAAAVLDTDSGAGGEPTRLRLTACDGSIVEETTVTVPTELTVAREKWPVVWLDVDGFEDAEAIRAVGRIFEIGDLALEDAVTPDERPKLEVFGHQLLVAVRLPRLDGVTIVTDPMAIFLGERYVITFHDRTVPDGFASVRERIRNGRTRLGQGHLGADHLCALLLDAVIDGYFPVLEGFGDRLEALEEQAIENPTRDLLGQIHDVRNDLMTLRRALWPTRDVLHGLGREPTAFVGDHARQHFRDTYDHTMELLDITENYREIGSDLRDIYLASINNRMNDVMKLLTVIATVFMPLTFITGYYGMNFDTASPWNMPLLRFRYGAIVAAAIMVATTVAMVVVFWRRGWLRRWH; this is translated from the coding sequence GTGTCGCGCCGTAAGCACCGCCGCCGCCGGAGCCGCCCGGGACGCGGATCGGGGTTGCCCGCGGCCGCGGTGCTCGACACCGATTCCGGCGCCGGCGGCGAGCCAACACGGCTGCGGCTCACCGCCTGCGACGGCAGCATCGTCGAGGAGACGACCGTGACGGTGCCGACGGAGCTGACCGTCGCTCGGGAAAAGTGGCCGGTCGTGTGGCTCGACGTCGACGGCTTCGAGGACGCCGAGGCGATCCGGGCCGTCGGACGGATCTTCGAGATCGGCGACCTCGCCCTCGAAGACGCGGTCACCCCCGACGAGCGGCCGAAGCTCGAGGTGTTCGGGCATCAGTTGCTCGTCGCCGTGCGGCTGCCGCGGCTCGACGGGGTGACGATCGTCACCGATCCGATGGCGATCTTCCTCGGCGAGCGGTACGTGATCACGTTCCACGATCGGACGGTGCCCGACGGGTTTGCCAGTGTCCGCGAGCGGATCCGGAACGGGCGCACGCGCCTCGGGCAGGGGCATCTCGGCGCCGACCACCTCTGCGCGCTGCTGCTGGACGCCGTGATCGACGGCTATTTCCCGGTGCTCGAGGGGTTCGGGGACCGGCTCGAGGCGCTCGAGGAGCAGGCGATCGAAAACCCGACGCGCGACCTGCTCGGGCAGATCCACGACGTGCGCAACGACCTGATGACCCTCCGCCGCGCGCTGTGGCCGACCCGTGACGTGCTCCACGGACTGGGGCGCGAGCCGACGGCCTTCGTCGGCGACCATGCCCGGCAGCATTTCCGCGACACCTACGACCACACGATGGAGCTGCTCGACATCACGGAGAACTACCGCGAGATCGGCAGCGACCTCCGCGACATCTACCTGGCGAGCATCAACAACCGGATGAACGACGTCATGAAGCTACTCACCGTGATCGCCACGGTGTTCATGCCGCTGACGTTCATCACCGGCTACTACGGCATGAATTTCGACACCGCCTCGCCCTGGAACATGCCGCTGCTCCGCTTCCGCTACGGGGCGATCGTCGCCGCGGCGATCATGGTGGCGACCACCGTGGCGATGGTCGTGGTCTTCTGGCGGCGCGGGTGGCTGCGGCGCTGGCACTGA
- a CDS encoding response regulator: MQAKMNRARPAAGRGHGGLFPTYRAADRRSLSIAWDSQVEYISGPNFAELPFGETISIDLLPPHPVDDRRPMATIPGLPDPSVARHRVLLIDDQRLIGETVRKMLADQADLAYEFCHDPASAPALADRFRPTVILQDLVMPNVDGLDMVRAFRAAPETAAVPIIVLSAKEEAVVKAQLFEAGANDYLVKLPDRIELVARIRVHSEAYERLIERNAAYAALEKSIADLAAEKEKSERLLLNILPAEIADRLKNGGGTIADHFDSVSVLFADLAGFTEYSQRADAGSLVAMLDEVFSAFDALALEHGVEKIKTIGDAYMAVAGLPARRPDHARAVALMALGMQEQMADLAARRGLALRLRIGIHSGPVVAGVIGKHKFSYDLWGDTVNTASRMESHGEVGRVHVAQSTRDLLADSFRFTERGEVTVKGKGTMRTYFLDGPA, encoded by the coding sequence ATGCAGGCCAAAATGAACAGGGCCCGGCCCGCGGCCGGTCGGGGCCACGGAGGTCTTTTCCCCACATACAGAGCCGCGGATCGTCGATCGCTCTCGATAGCATGGGATTCCCAGGTCGAATACATTTCGGGTCCAAACTTCGCTGAATTGCCGTTCGGCGAGACGATCTCGATCGATCTTCTGCCACCTCACCCCGTCGATGACCGGAGACCGATGGCGACGATACCCGGTCTTCCCGACCCCTCCGTCGCCCGTCACCGGGTGCTGCTGATCGACGATCAGCGGCTGATCGGCGAGACGGTCCGCAAGATGCTCGCGGACCAGGCCGATCTGGCCTACGAGTTCTGCCACGACCCGGCCTCCGCTCCGGCGCTCGCCGATCGCTTCCGGCCGACGGTGATCCTCCAAGACCTCGTCATGCCCAACGTCGACGGGCTCGACATGGTCCGCGCCTTCCGCGCCGCCCCCGAGACCGCGGCCGTTCCGATCATCGTGCTGTCGGCCAAGGAGGAGGCGGTCGTCAAGGCGCAGCTGTTCGAGGCCGGTGCCAACGACTACCTCGTCAAGCTCCCCGACCGGATCGAGCTGGTCGCGCGGATCCGCGTCCACTCCGAGGCCTACGAGCGGCTCATCGAGCGCAACGCCGCCTACGCCGCGCTCGAGAAGTCGATCGCCGACCTGGCTGCCGAAAAGGAGAAATCGGAGCGGCTGCTGCTGAACATCCTCCCCGCCGAGATCGCCGACCGGCTGAAGAACGGCGGCGGCACGATCGCCGACCACTTCGACAGCGTCTCGGTGCTGTTCGCCGACCTGGCCGGGTTCACCGAGTATTCGCAGCGTGCCGACGCCGGCAGCCTCGTGGCGATGCTCGACGAGGTGTTTTCCGCGTTCGACGCCCTGGCCCTCGAGCACGGCGTCGAGAAGATCAAGACGATCGGCGACGCCTACATGGCCGTGGCCGGTCTCCCCGCGCGCCGCCCCGACCACGCCCGGGCCGTGGCCCTGATGGCCCTCGGGATGCAGGAGCAGATGGCCGACCTCGCCGCGCGGCGCGGCCTCGCGCTGCGGCTCCGGATCGGGATCCATTCGGGGCCGGTCGTGGCCGGCGTGATCGGCAAGCACAAGTTCAGCTACGACCTGTGGGGCGACACGGTCAACACCGCCAGCCGGATGGAATCGCACGGCGAGGTGGGGCGCGTCCACGTGGCGCAGTCGACCCGCGACCTGCTCGCCGACTCGTTCCGGTTCACCGAACGCGGCGAGGTCACGGTCAAGGGGAAAGGGACGATGCGGACCTACTTCCTCGACGGGCCGGCGTAG